The sequence below is a genomic window from Sorangiineae bacterium MSr12523.
ACGTCCTTGCGGAAGTGGCCCGCGTTCTGGCCCTCCACCACGACCTGCGCGATGGCATCCAGGTATGCGCCGAACTTGGGCGCTGCGTACTCTTTGATGAGCTTCGACGATTGCCGGATGATGACCGTGATGACCTCGGCCAGATCGCGCTCACCCTCGAGCAGCCCGAGTTGCAGCTCGATCACGCGCCGCAGCTTCGCCGGGGCGTCGGGGAGGTTCGCCAGCTCCGCGTTCATGTGCACGAGCAACTTGTCGACCCGGTCCTCGAAGAGCGAGACGAGCAGCTCGTCCTTCGAGCGGAAGTACAGGTAAATCGTGCCATCGGCGACACCCGCGGCCTTGGCCACCTCGCTCACGCGCGTTCCGTGAAAGCCGCTCTTCGCGAAGACTTTGACGGCGGCTGCGAGAATGCGCTCGCGCTTGTCGCCGCCGCGCGTCCTTGCGGGCTTCGGATTCGCCGGGGGCCCCGAAGGTGCACTCTCGGCGCGCCTCGAATTCGGCTTGGTCGGCGTGGCAGGGGGGGAGGCGGCGGTCCGTCGCATTCGACTGAGTGACGATTCAGTCACTTGGCGGACGTAGCAAAACGTGTGCTAGAGGTCAATCACCCGCGTGCAACCAGAAAGACCCGCGCGGCGTACGCGGCCACCTCATGGGCCATCCAAGGGCCTAAAATCGCGAGAACTGCGATGACAGCAAGCAGCCTCGGCAGGTGGGCCAACGTCGGGTCCTGAATCTGCGAGGCGGCTTGAAAGGCTGCGACCAGCAGGCCCACGACCGCAGCTGCCGCCACGACGGGGAAGGAAAGCGCGACCGTGAGCATCAGCGCTTCTTGTGCATGTTGGATCAGCGATCCGATGGGCACGCGTCCCCTCCCGTCATGTCTCGATGGTCAACCCGCGCCGTCGGCGTCCGCCCCTGCGTCACTCGGTGCATCGACCGGGGCGTCCTGCCCGCTGTCCTGCGTTTGCGCGTCGGTGCCCGTGTCCGTGTCGCCATCCTGCGTGCCGGTATCGGTTGGCGTGGTGGCGTCGTTGAGGGTGATCTCGCCGCGGCAGGCTGCCGACGAAGACGACGTGCGCGGGTTCGGGCAGCAGCGGTATTGGCCCGCGCTGACGGACACGCATTCGAGGTTCGACTCGCAATCGGCGTTGCCGTTGTCGATGCTGCAGCGTTCTCCCTCGGCCTGGTTGGAACAACCGGGAGCAAAGGCCGCTCCGATGACACCGAAAACGCACAAGGCTACGACAAGAAAGCGGGTTCTCACGGGGCCAGATGTACTCGAACTTTTTCCGGTTGGGTAGCTCTCACTCGCTTCAAAGCACGGTAAAGCACGGTAAGGAACGAAACGCAGACGAGAGGCAAACCATGAAATTGAACGAGCTGAAGGTCATCATCACGGGTGGAGCGCAGGGAATGGGCCGTCACTTCGCGGTGCGTCTCGCGCAGGCGGGGGCTCACGTGGCGATCGCGGACGTGCTCGAAGTCGACCGCGATGCGATCGTCGCCGAAGCAGCCAAACTCGAAGGCGGGGCAACCCAGCCCGATACGCTGGCCGCGCGCATCCACAGCCGCAAAGTCAACGTCGCCGACGAGAAGGAAGTAGGCGAGTTGGTCGAGTGGGCGCATGCGTCCATGGGCGGCCTCAATGCCTTGATCAACAATGCGGGCATCTTGCGCGATGGGCTCCTCGTGAAGAAGGACAGGGAGACGGGCGCGATCAAAACGCTCACCCTCGAGCAGTGGAACGCGGTCATCGGCGTCAACCTCACCGGCGCGACCTTGGTGGTGCGCGACACCGTGAAGAAGATGGCCGAAACGGGGACGAAGCCCGGCGTCATCGTGAACATGTCGAGCATTGCGCGTTACGGCAACCGCGGGCAGTCGAACTACTCGGCGGCCAAGGCAGCGTTGGCGGCGAATACGCGCACGTGGTCGTCGGAGTTCGCCCCGTTCGGCATTCGCGTCGGCGCCATCGCGCCCGGCATGATCGAGACGCCGATGACGCAGGGGATGAATCAGAAGGCGCGCGATGCGTTGGTCGCCGCGATTCCGGTGGCGCGCATCGGCGTACCCGAGGACATCTGGGTCGCCGTGAAGTTCGTTCTCGAGTGTGACTACTTCAACGGCCGCACGATCGACGTAGACGGCGGACTCAACATGTAAATCCTAAGGAAACCGCCAGGATGGAACGGCGGTTTTCTTTTTGGATAAAACGGAATGACGTGTCATTCTTTACAACCATGCAGACCACGTCGACCCGGGTTCTCATCATTGGTGGCGGTTTTTCCGGCCTGGGGATGGCGATTCGCCTTCTCCAGCAGAAGGTGAACGACTTCATCGTTCTCGAGAAGGCAGCTCAGCTCGGCGGCACGTGGCGTGAGAACACGTACCCGGGTTGCGCCTGCGACGTGCCCTCGCACCTGTATTCGTATTCGTTTGCGCCCAAGACGGACTGGAGCCGCGTCTTTGCCCCGCAGCCCGAGATCCAGCAGTACACGTTGGACGTGGCCGCGCGGTACGGCGTGCTGCCGTACGTGCACCTCGGCACGGAGGCGCTTCGCGGCGTTTGGGACGAGGACCGGCAACGCTGGCGGGTCGAAACGAACAACGGCATCTACGATGCGCAGTTCATCGTGCTCGGTCAGGGCCCGCTCCACGAGCCGCGCATTCCCGATCTGCGCGGACTCGATTCGTTCGGCGGCGTCGCCTTCCACTCCGCACAGTGGCGTCATGACCGCGATCTCACCGGCCGCCGCGTCGCGGTCATCGGCACCGGGTCGTCGGCGATTCAGTTCGTCCCGGAGATTCAGCCCAAGGCCGGGCACCTCGTGCTCTTCCAGCGCACCGCGCCGTGGGTGCTCCCCAAGCCCGATCATCGCATCCCCAAGACCGAGACGTGGCTCCTGGATCACGTGCCCCTCGTGCGCCGTGGTTTGCGCGGGTCGATCTACGCCTTCACGGAGATGCTGCAGTTTGCCCAGCGGCACCCCGCGGCGATGCAGCAGGTCCAGCGCATCGGCCTCGCGCACCTGCGCCGCCAAGTGCGCGATCCGGAGCTGCGGCGGGCCCTCACGCCGGAGTTCACGCTCGGGTGCAAGCGCCTTTTGCTCTCCAATACGTACTACCCCGCGCTCCAAGCGCCGAACGTCGAGGTCGTGCCCCACGCGGTGACGGAGATCACCAAGCGCGGCATCGTGGGCAGCGATGGCATCGAGCGGGAGGTGGACACGATCATCTTCGGCACGGGCTTTCACGTCACCGATTCGTCGGTGCCGAAGCGCATCGTCGGCCGCGGCGGGCGCACGCTCGACGAGGTCTGGCGCGGCAGCCCCAGCGCTTACCTGGGAACGACCTGCCACGGCTTCCCCAACGCGTTCTGCATGATTGGCCCCAACACGGGCAACGGCCATGGTTCGGCGTTCACCATCATCGAGGCCCAGGCGCGCTACATCGCCGACGCCATCGAAACGGCCCGCCGCGAACGCATGGCATCCATCGACGTGCGCCCCGGCGCGCAGCATGCGTGGAACCAGCGCGTTCAGGCTGCGCTCTCCACCACGGTGTTCAATGCCGGTGGCTGCTCGAGTTACTACATCGACCACAACGGCAAGAACAGCAGCATCTATCCCTGGTCCACGCTCGACATGCGGCGTCGCATGCGCCGCTTCGACGCAGAGCACTACGAGATGCGCACGCAGAGTGCACCCGTGCGGCGCGCACCCGTGCCCATCGATCTCGAGGGCGCGGTGGTCGCGATCACCGGCGGCGCGCGCGGGATCGGTCTGCAGACGGCGCGGCGTTTTGCCGAGAAAGGCGCCTTCGTGTGCATCGGCGATCTCGATGGCAATGCCGCGCGTGAGGCGGCGTGCACCTTGGGGCCGTACGCGCGCGGGTTCACGCTGGATGTCTCGCAGCGGGCATCGTTCGAGCGATTCGTCGCAACGGTCGAGGCCGAAATGGGGCCCATCGAGGTGCTGGTGAACAATGCCGGCGTGATGCCGACCGGGCCCTTTCTCGAGGAGTCCGACGACACGAACCGTGCGGCCATGGGCGTGAACCTCTGGGGCACCTCGCTCGGGATGAAGCTCGTGCTCCCGCGGATGATCGCGCGCGGGCGAGGGCACGTCGTCAATGTGGCATCTTTGGCAGGCAAATTCGAGGTGCCCTGGATGGCCACGTACGTCGCGAGCAAACACGCGGCGGTGGGCCTCACCGGTGCGGTTCGGCACGAGATCGAGGGAACCGGTGTTACCCTCACCGCCGTCATGCCCGCTGCCATCAAAACGCGCCTCAGTGCCGGTATCCCACTCGATGGGCTCTTTGCCCGCGAGCCCGACGAGGTCGCGCGCGCCATCGTCGACAGTGTTCGCACGCGCCAAGCCGACGTGGTCGTGCCGCGCGCCTTTCGTCCCTTCGTGCCGCTCTATGCGATGGCACCTCGCGGGCTCATTCGCTGGATCATCGACGCTGTCGATTCCGAGCGGATGCTCGGCGGCGACACGCGGCGTGCGCGCACGGAATACGAAACGGCGGCGCGCGCCCAAGGTTCGGTCGTAGCGGCAGCCG
It includes:
- a CDS encoding TetR/AcrR family transcriptional regulator, translating into MRRTAASPPATPTKPNSRRAESAPSGPPANPKPARTRGGDKRERILAAAVKVFAKSGFHGTRVSEVAKAAGVADGTIYLYFRSKDELLVSLFEDRVDKLLVHMNAELANLPDAPAKLRRVIELQLGLLEGERDLAEVITVIIRQSSKLIKEYAAPKFGAYLDAIAQVVVEGQNAGHFRKDVSPHLVARATYGALDSIALLWALGRAEQGALVRSAKQLADVLLRGLLP
- a CDS encoding flagellar biosynthetic protein FliQ → MPIGSLIQHAQEALMLTVALSFPVVAAAAVVGLLVAAFQAASQIQDPTLAHLPRLLAVIAVLAILGPWMAHEVAAYAARVFLVARG
- a CDS encoding SDR family oxidoreductase, whose protein sequence is MKLNELKVIITGGAQGMGRHFAVRLAQAGAHVAIADVLEVDRDAIVAEAAKLEGGATQPDTLAARIHSRKVNVADEKEVGELVEWAHASMGGLNALINNAGILRDGLLVKKDRETGAIKTLTLEQWNAVIGVNLTGATLVVRDTVKKMAETGTKPGVIVNMSSIARYGNRGQSNYSAAKAALAANTRTWSSEFAPFGIRVGAIAPGMIETPMTQGMNQKARDALVAAIPVARIGVPEDIWVAVKFVLECDYFNGRTIDVDGGLNM
- a CDS encoding SDR family NAD(P)-dependent oxidoreductase, with amino-acid sequence MQTTSTRVLIIGGGFSGLGMAIRLLQQKVNDFIVLEKAAQLGGTWRENTYPGCACDVPSHLYSYSFAPKTDWSRVFAPQPEIQQYTLDVAARYGVLPYVHLGTEALRGVWDEDRQRWRVETNNGIYDAQFIVLGQGPLHEPRIPDLRGLDSFGGVAFHSAQWRHDRDLTGRRVAVIGTGSSAIQFVPEIQPKAGHLVLFQRTAPWVLPKPDHRIPKTETWLLDHVPLVRRGLRGSIYAFTEMLQFAQRHPAAMQQVQRIGLAHLRRQVRDPELRRALTPEFTLGCKRLLLSNTYYPALQAPNVEVVPHAVTEITKRGIVGSDGIEREVDTIIFGTGFHVTDSSVPKRIVGRGGRTLDEVWRGSPSAYLGTTCHGFPNAFCMIGPNTGNGHGSAFTIIEAQARYIADAIETARRERMASIDVRPGAQHAWNQRVQAALSTTVFNAGGCSSYYIDHNGKNSSIYPWSTLDMRRRMRRFDAEHYEMRTQSAPVRRAPVPIDLEGAVVAITGGARGIGLQTARRFAEKGAFVCIGDLDGNAAREAACTLGPYARGFTLDVSQRASFERFVATVEAEMGPIEVLVNNAGVMPTGPFLEESDDTNRAAMGVNLWGTSLGMKLVLPRMIARGRGHVVNVASLAGKFEVPWMATYVASKHAAVGLTGAVRHEIEGTGVTLTAVMPAAIKTRLSAGIPLDGLFAREPDEVARAIVDSVRTRQADVVVPRAFRPFVPLYAMAPRGLIRWIIDAVDSERMLGGDTRRARTEYETAARAQGSVVAAAEVVAAE